From Micromonospora rhizosphaerae, the proteins below share one genomic window:
- a CDS encoding glycosyltransferase 87 family protein: MTAVPDRISRRRRRWQALDSAAGGLALDLALYALSGVFAAITAVTSTLPPHRAWGTIAAVGYLVAALAVTGQFLVRRHRADAAFAGLTGRWAVTGLAWAATALVPLAAQAVQRAGGRTDRAQEEVVVVEHAGARLAEHGTPYLGHDAIAALPAGERLLGYTPYQPGMALFGLPRAGVDAWWTDSRIWFALVTAVVLALAVGTLRSHLGTAVTGHRGAAVLRGVQAATVLPVCALTLATGGDDLPVLALCLLALALAAADRPGRAGVVVGLAGALKLFAWPVGLVLLFWAGTRRAAGRVAAGALGLPVAALVPALLVDRDALVENVLRFPLGHGLVTSPAQSPFPGHLIATLLPAGRLVAAALLLAVGAAIAVRLVRRPPRTAVATAVICGYGLLAAILLMPSTRFGYLLYPLALLVWAPALAATTAARAARSGDELAAEPAAAG, translated from the coding sequence GTGACCGCCGTCCCCGACCGGATCTCCCGCCGCCGCCGGCGCTGGCAGGCACTGGACTCCGCCGCCGGCGGCCTCGCCCTCGACCTCGCGCTCTATGCCCTGTCGGGGGTCTTCGCCGCGATCACCGCCGTCACCTCCACCCTCCCACCGCACCGCGCCTGGGGGACGATCGCCGCCGTCGGTTACCTGGTCGCCGCGCTCGCCGTGACCGGCCAGTTCCTCGTCCGGCGGCACCGCGCCGACGCCGCGTTCGCCGGGCTCACCGGGCGCTGGGCGGTGACCGGCCTCGCCTGGGCCGCCACCGCGCTGGTGCCGCTGGCCGCGCAGGCGGTGCAGCGGGCGGGAGGGCGTACCGACCGGGCGCAGGAGGAGGTGGTCGTGGTCGAGCACGCCGGCGCGCGGCTGGCCGAGCACGGCACCCCCTATCTCGGACACGACGCGATCGCCGCGCTGCCCGCCGGGGAGCGGCTGCTCGGCTACACCCCCTACCAGCCGGGGATGGCGCTGTTCGGGCTGCCCCGGGCCGGTGTCGACGCCTGGTGGACCGACTCCCGGATCTGGTTCGCCCTGGTCACCGCCGTCGTGCTCGCCCTCGCCGTGGGCACGCTGCGGTCCCACCTCGGCACGGCGGTCACCGGTCACCGAGGCGCCGCCGTGCTGCGGGGCGTACAGGCGGCCACCGTACTGCCGGTCTGCGCGCTGACGCTCGCCACCGGTGGCGACGACCTGCCCGTACTCGCGCTCTGCCTGCTGGCCCTGGCGCTCGCCGCCGCCGACCGGCCCGGTCGGGCCGGCGTCGTGGTCGGGCTCGCCGGCGCGCTGAAGCTCTTCGCCTGGCCGGTGGGGCTCGTCCTGCTCTTCTGGGCGGGCACCCGCCGGGCCGCCGGTCGGGTGGCGGCCGGCGCGCTCGGGCTACCGGTCGCCGCCCTGGTCCCGGCCCTGCTGGTCGACCGGGACGCCCTGGTGGAGAACGTGCTGCGCTTCCCGCTCGGCCACGGGCTGGTGACCAGCCCGGCGCAGTCGCCGTTCCCCGGCCACCTGATCGCGACGCTGCTGCCCGCCGGCCGACTGGTCGCCGCCGCGCTGCTGCTCGCGGTCGGTGCCGCGATCGCCGTCCGGCTCGTCCGCCGTCCGCCACGCACCGCCGTCGCCACCGCGGTGATCTGCGGGTACGGGCTGCTCGCCGCGATCCTGCTGATGCCCTCGACCCGCTTCGGCTACCTGCTCTACCCGCTCGCCCTGCTGGTCTGGGCACCCGCGCTGGCAGCGACCACGGCGGCGCGGGCGGCCCGATCCGGCGACGAGCTGGCGGCCGAGCCGGCGGCCGCCGGCTGA
- a CDS encoding phosphoribosyltransferase yields the protein MTTYRDRTEAGHVLADQLQGLAGQPDVIVLGLVRGGVPVARVVADRLRAPLDVLVVRKLGMPWAPELAFGALGPAGVEVHNEMIAGRLSEEDRAEVRQREQAELERRESRYRAGRPPLDLTGRTAVIVDDGLATGATARAAVQVARHLRAARVIVAVPVASQEAYEMLAAEADQVVCPQIPPDFGAVGAYYDDFREISDDEVTETLHATA from the coding sequence ATGACCACCTACCGCGACCGGACCGAGGCCGGCCACGTGCTCGCCGACCAACTCCAGGGGCTCGCCGGGCAGCCCGACGTCATCGTCCTCGGCCTGGTACGCGGCGGCGTGCCGGTTGCCCGGGTGGTGGCGGACCGACTCCGTGCACCGCTGGACGTGCTGGTGGTCCGCAAGCTCGGCATGCCGTGGGCCCCCGAGTTGGCCTTCGGCGCGCTCGGTCCCGCCGGCGTGGAGGTGCACAACGAGATGATCGCGGGTCGGCTGAGCGAGGAGGACCGGGCCGAGGTCAGGCAGCGGGAGCAGGCCGAGTTGGAGCGGCGGGAGAGCCGCTACCGCGCCGGACGACCCCCGCTGGACCTGACCGGGCGGACCGCGGTGATCGTCGACGACGGGCTGGCCACCGGGGCCACCGCGCGCGCCGCCGTGCAGGTCGCCCGGCACCTGCGCGCCGCCCGGGTGATCGTCGCCGTCCCGGTCGCCTCGCAGGAGGCGTACGAGATGCTGGCCGCCGAGGCCGACCAGGTGGTCTGCCCGCAGATCCCGCCGGACTTCGGGGCGGTCGGCGCGTACTACGACGACTTCCGCGAGATCTCCGACGACGAGGTGACGGAAACGCTTCACGCCACTGCGTGA
- a CDS encoding zf-TFIIB domain-containing protein: MQLTCPKCHGEMRQYERSGVVIDQCTECRGIFLDRGELEKLFEAEANWNRQHAPAAQAGQPSGGYPPPPPPPAPQQPGYGAVPPPPPPGHGYPAQPAYGGGQHYGYHGHYRRKKHHGGFLGELFD; the protein is encoded by the coding sequence ATGCAGCTCACCTGCCCCAAATGTCACGGAGAAATGCGCCAGTACGAGCGCAGCGGAGTCGTCATCGACCAGTGCACCGAGTGCCGGGGGATCTTCCTCGACCGCGGTGAACTCGAGAAGCTGTTCGAGGCCGAGGCGAACTGGAACCGCCAGCACGCGCCCGCGGCGCAGGCCGGCCAGCCCTCGGGCGGGTACCCCCCACCGCCCCCGCCGCCCGCCCCGCAACAGCCCGGGTACGGCGCCGTGCCCCCGCCTCCGCCGCCCGGCCACGGCTACCCGGCGCAGCCTGCGTACGGGGGCGGGCAGCACTACGGGTACCACGGCCACTACCGGCGCAAGAAGCACCACGGCGGGTTCCTCGGCGAACTCTTCGATTGA
- a CDS encoding maleylpyruvate isomerase N-terminal domain-containing protein: MRAISQHEALAQAYDGITAVVTGLDDDGLQHPTRCRGWLVADLLFHVLCDAQRALVALASPADGPADVDDVSYWRSFASGGEGSVRHAWWARRSAAAFDRPSGVVRSWSETAPAAVRAAAAADPNGFVTTQGHVLRVPDLLATLTTEAVIHHLDLVVELPDAPPPAELPTRVAVATMDGLLSDDAVRPAGWDDVEYLLKAAGRAPLSERDRLELGEAAGWFPLIG; the protein is encoded by the coding sequence ATGAGGGCCATCTCGCAGCACGAGGCGCTGGCGCAGGCGTACGACGGCATCACCGCGGTGGTCACCGGGCTGGACGACGACGGCCTGCAACACCCCACCCGCTGCCGCGGCTGGCTCGTCGCCGACCTGCTCTTCCACGTCCTCTGCGACGCCCAGCGGGCGCTGGTCGCGCTGGCCAGCCCCGCCGACGGTCCGGCCGACGTGGACGACGTCAGCTACTGGCGCTCCTTCGCGTCGGGTGGCGAGGGCAGCGTCCGGCATGCCTGGTGGGCTCGCCGGTCCGCCGCCGCCTTCGACCGACCCAGCGGCGTCGTCCGGAGCTGGTCGGAAACCGCCCCTGCCGCCGTCCGGGCGGCCGCCGCCGCGGACCCGAACGGGTTCGTCACCACCCAGGGGCACGTGCTCCGCGTACCCGACCTGCTCGCCACCCTGACCACCGAGGCGGTCATCCACCACCTCGACCTGGTGGTGGAGCTGCCCGACGCGCCGCCCCCCGCCGAACTGCCCACCCGGGTCGCGGTGGCCACCATGGACGGCCTGCTCAGCGACGACGCAGTCCGGCCGGCGGGCTGGGACGACGTGGAGTACCTGCTCAAGGCCGCTGGCCGGGCGCCGCTCAGCGAGCGGGACCGGTTGGAGCTGGGCGAGGCCGCCGGCTGGTTCCCGCTGATCGGCTGA
- a CDS encoding replicative DNA helicase, with product MRTERAGGQPPAPAQRDGQFDKTPPQDVAAEQCVLGGMLLSKDAIADVVEILKSNDFYRPAHATIFDAILDIYGRGEPADPITVAAALADSGDLARIGGAPYLHTLIASVPTAANAAYYARIVGERAVLRRLVEAGTRIVQLGYGTGQGGSRDVDDIVDLAQQAVYDVTERRVSEDFAVLADMLQPTLDEIEAVGAQGGVMTGVPTGFTDLDRLLNGLHPGQLIIVAGRPGLGKSTASMDFARNAAIRANQAAAIFSLEMSKVEIVMRLLSAEARVPLHVLRSGQLSDDDWTKLARCMGEISEAPLFVDDTPSMNLMEIRAKARRLKQKHNLKLIVVDYLQLMTSPKRTESRQQEVADLSRGLKLLAKEVECPVIAVSQLNRGPEQRTDKRPQLSDLRESGCLTAETRLIRADNNSEVTLGQLLAEDARDIPVWALDESLRYTPRTMTHVFPSGTREVYRLTLASGKYIDATANHPFLTFAGWMPLGELTVGARIAAPRHVPPPLAISPWGESEVVLLAHLLGDGSFVRRQPIRYASCDEMNLHAVAEAAKHFGITAVRDDYAAARVTTLRLPAPYRLARGRRNPVAEWLDRLGLFGLRSHEKFVPQPVFGLPKEQITLFLRHLWATDGSVTVNKSGRGGRVYFSSTSRRMLEDISRLLLRYGISARLRQVPVVRHRPQYTLDISGRDDQLRFLREIGVHGERSVKCSSLLASLDSLESNTNVDTVPAEVWTRVREILAEQGMSHRQFAAAIGTQFCGSTLWKHAPRRSRLAKIAAVLDAADLDLHATNDIFWDEITSIESLGERDVYDATVLGTHNFIANGIATHNSIEQDADVVILLHRDDYYDKESPRAGEADFIVAKHRNGPTDTVTVAAQLHLSRFVDMAIV from the coding sequence ATGCGGACGGAGCGGGCCGGTGGGCAGCCGCCCGCGCCGGCGCAGCGGGACGGGCAGTTCGACAAGACCCCTCCCCAGGACGTGGCCGCCGAGCAGTGCGTCCTCGGCGGCATGCTGCTCTCCAAGGACGCCATCGCCGACGTCGTGGAGATCCTCAAGTCCAACGACTTCTACCGCCCGGCGCACGCCACCATCTTCGACGCGATCCTCGACATCTACGGCCGGGGCGAGCCGGCCGACCCGATCACCGTCGCGGCCGCCCTCGCCGACTCCGGTGACCTGGCCCGAATCGGCGGCGCCCCCTACCTGCACACGCTGATCGCCAGCGTGCCCACGGCCGCCAACGCCGCCTACTACGCCCGCATCGTCGGCGAGCGTGCGGTGCTTCGCCGGCTGGTCGAGGCCGGCACCCGGATCGTCCAACTCGGCTACGGCACCGGTCAGGGCGGCAGCCGGGACGTGGACGACATCGTCGACCTGGCCCAGCAGGCCGTCTACGACGTCACCGAGCGCCGGGTCAGCGAGGACTTCGCCGTCCTCGCCGACATGCTCCAGCCGACCCTCGACGAGATCGAGGCGGTGGGCGCCCAGGGCGGGGTGATGACCGGCGTGCCGACCGGCTTCACCGACCTGGACCGGCTCCTCAACGGCCTGCACCCCGGCCAGCTGATCATCGTGGCGGGAAGGCCCGGTTTGGGCAAGTCAACGGCAAGTATGGACTTTGCCCGAAATGCCGCGATTCGCGCCAATCAGGCCGCGGCCATCTTCTCGCTGGAAATGAGCAAGGTCGAGATTGTCATGCGGCTGCTCTCGGCCGAGGCCCGGGTGCCGCTGCACGTGCTGCGCAGCGGGCAGCTGTCCGACGACGACTGGACCAAGCTGGCCCGCTGCATGGGCGAGATCAGCGAGGCGCCGCTCTTCGTCGATGACACGCCGAGCATGAACCTGATGGAGATCCGGGCCAAGGCGCGGCGGCTCAAGCAGAAGCACAACCTGAAGCTGATTGTCGTCGACTACCTCCAGCTGATGACCTCGCCGAAGCGCACCGAGAGCCGGCAGCAGGAGGTCGCGGACCTCTCCCGTGGCCTCAAGCTGCTGGCCAAGGAGGTCGAGTGCCCGGTCATCGCAGTGAGCCAGCTGAACCGTGGCCCGGAACAGCGCACCGACAAGCGACCCCAGCTCTCAGACCTGCGTGAGTCCGGGTGTCTGACGGCAGAGACGCGACTTATCCGAGCCGACAACAACTCCGAGGTGACTCTGGGTCAGCTACTCGCCGAGGACGCGCGGGACATCCCGGTCTGGGCCCTGGACGAGAGCCTTCGATACACCCCCCGCACCATGACTCACGTCTTTCCCAGCGGAACCCGCGAGGTCTACCGCTTGACTCTCGCCTCGGGCAAGTACATCGACGCCACGGCAAACCACCCATTCCTTACCTTTGCCGGGTGGATGCCGCTGGGTGAGTTGACGGTTGGGGCGCGGATCGCTGCCCCCAGGCATGTTCCACCCCCGTTGGCCATCAGCCCGTGGGGTGAGTCAGAAGTAGTTCTGCTGGCGCATCTGCTCGGTGACGGCTCCTTCGTGCGACGTCAGCCGATCCGCTACGCCAGCTGCGACGAGATGAACCTGCACGCGGTGGCAGAGGCGGCGAAGCATTTTGGTATCACTGCCGTCCGCGACGACTACGCCGCTGCTCGTGTGACGACGCTCCGCCTGCCGGCTCCGTACCGACTGGCACGCGGGCGACGCAATCCGGTGGCTGAGTGGCTCGACCGGCTCGGACTGTTCGGTCTCAGGTCCCACGAGAAGTTCGTGCCGCAACCCGTCTTCGGTCTGCCCAAGGAACAGATCACCCTGTTCCTCCGTCACCTCTGGGCGACGGACGGATCCGTCACGGTCAACAAGTCCGGCCGTGGCGGGCGGGTGTACTTCTCCTCCACGAGCCGCCGGATGCTCGAGGACATCTCGCGCTTGCTGCTCAGGTACGGCATCAGCGCCCGACTGAGGCAGGTGCCGGTTGTCCGTCACAGGCCGCAGTACACCCTCGACATCTCAGGGCGGGACGACCAACTTCGGTTCCTTCGCGAGATCGGCGTCCACGGTGAACGGTCGGTCAAGTGTTCTTCGCTTCTTGCCTCCCTGGACTCGTTGGAGAGCAACACGAACGTCGACACGGTCCCAGCCGAGGTGTGGACCCGAGTACGGGAGATCCTGGCCGAGCAGGGCATGAGCCACAGGCAGTTCGCTGCTGCGATCGGCACCCAGTTCTGCGGCAGCACGCTGTGGAAGCACGCCCCTCGCCGGTCGAGGCTCGCGAAGATCGCTGCCGTCCTGGATGCAGCGGACTTGGACCTGCACGCGACCAACGACATCTTCTGGGACGAGATCACGTCGATCGAGTCTCTGGGAGAGCGGGACGTCTACGACGCGACGGTGCTCGGTACGCACAACTTCATCGCGAACGGCATCGCCACACACAACTCGATCGAGCAGGATGCCGACGTCGTAATCCTTTTGCACCGCGACGACTACTACGACAAGGAGTCGCCGCGGGCGGGAGAAGCGGATTTCATTGTTGCCAAACACAGGAACGGCCCGACCGACACGGTGACCGTTGCTGCGCAGCTCCACCTGTCCCGCTTCGTCGACATGGCAATCGTCTGA
- the rplI gene encoding 50S ribosomal protein L9 → MKIILTQEVSGLGTPGDIVEVKSGYGRNYLLPQGFAIAWTKGAEKQVTLIKRARSAREIRDLDHANEVKAQLEGLKVSLKARAGEGGRLFGSVTPAEIVDAVKAAGGPTLDRRRVELPGHIKSTGTYPVRVKLHPEVTARFDLNVVQG, encoded by the coding sequence ATGAAGATCATCCTGACTCAGGAGGTGTCCGGCCTCGGCACCCCGGGCGACATCGTCGAGGTCAAGAGCGGCTACGGCCGTAACTACCTGCTGCCGCAGGGCTTCGCGATCGCCTGGACCAAGGGCGCGGAGAAGCAGGTCACGCTCATCAAGCGGGCCCGCTCGGCCCGGGAGATCCGCGACCTCGACCACGCCAACGAGGTCAAGGCCCAGCTCGAGGGTCTCAAGGTCAGCCTGAAGGCCCGCGCCGGCGAGGGCGGTCGGCTCTTCGGCTCGGTCACCCCGGCCGAGATCGTCGACGCCGTCAAGGCCGCCGGCGGCCCGACCCTGGACCGTCGTCGGGTGGAGCTGCCCGGTCACATCAAGTCGACCGGCACCTACCCGGTGCGCGTCAAGCTGCACCCCGAGGTGACCGCCAGGTTCGACCTGAACGTCGTCCAGGGCTGA
- the rpsR gene encoding 30S ribosomal protein S18, with amino-acid sequence MAKAAALRKPKKKVNPLDKDGITYIDYKDTALLRKFISDRGKIRARRVTGVTSQQQRQIARAVKNAREMALLPYTATTR; translated from the coding sequence ATGGCCAAGGCTGCGGCACTTCGCAAGCCGAAGAAGAAGGTGAACCCGCTCGACAAGGACGGGATCACCTACATCGACTACAAGGACACCGCGCTGCTGCGCAAGTTCATCTCCGACCGCGGCAAGATCCGCGCTCGGCGGGTGACCGGCGTGACCTCGCAGCAGCAGCGGCAGATCGCCCGTGCGGTCAAGAACGCCCGTGAGATGGCGCTCCTGCCGTACACGGCCACGACCCGCTGA
- a CDS encoding single-stranded DNA-binding protein, which yields MREEMVMAGDTTITVIGNLTDDPELRFTPSGAAVAKFRVASTPRFMDKASGEWKDGEPLFLSCTVWRQAAEHVAESLQRGARVIVSGRLRQRSYETREGEKRTVIELEVDEIGPSLRYATAKVQKMSRSGGGGGGFGGGGGQGGGGNFDDPWASAAPAPSRGGSGGGNFDEEPPF from the coding sequence GTGCGCGAGGAGATGGTCATGGCAGGAGACACCACCATCACGGTCATCGGCAACCTGACCGATGACCCCGAGTTGCGGTTCACCCCCTCCGGGGCCGCGGTCGCCAAGTTCCGGGTCGCCTCGACGCCCCGATTCATGGACAAGGCGTCCGGCGAGTGGAAGGACGGCGAGCCGTTGTTCCTCTCGTGCACCGTCTGGCGGCAGGCCGCCGAGCACGTCGCCGAGTCGCTGCAGCGCGGTGCCCGGGTGATCGTGTCGGGCCGGCTACGTCAGCGGTCCTACGAGACCCGCGAGGGTGAGAAGCGCACCGTCATCGAGCTGGAGGTCGACGAGATCGGCCCGTCGCTGCGCTACGCCACGGCGAAGGTGCAGAAGATGTCCCGCTCCGGCGGCGGCGGTGGCGGCTTCGGTGGCGGTGGTGGCCAGGGCGGCGGAGGCAACTTCGACGACCCCTGGGCCTCGGCTGCACCGGCTCCCTCGCGCGGTGGTTCGGGCGGCGGAAACTTCGACGAGGAGCCCCCGTTCTAA
- the rpsF gene encoding 30S ribosomal protein S6, which produces MRHYEIMVILDPSLEERTVAPSLDTYLNVIRTAGGSVEKTDVWGRRRLAYEISKKAEGIYAVIDLQATPAAVAELDRQLRLNESVLRTKVIRPEMR; this is translated from the coding sequence TTGCGTCATTACGAGATCATGGTGATCCTCGACCCCAGCCTCGAGGAGCGCACCGTCGCCCCGTCGCTCGACACGTACCTGAACGTGATCCGGACCGCGGGTGGCTCGGTGGAGAAGACCGACGTGTGGGGCCGCCGGCGCCTCGCGTACGAGATCAGCAAGAAGGCCGAGGGCATCTACGCCGTCATCGACCTGCAGGCGACGCCTGCGGCGGTGGCCGAGCTGGACCGTCAGCTGCGGCTCAACGAGTCCGTGCTGCGCACCAAGGTCATCCGGCCGGAGATGCGCTGA